From Vigna angularis cultivar LongXiaoDou No.4 chromosome 11, ASM1680809v1, whole genome shotgun sequence:
ACTCATACTGCCTTCTAAGAGActaaaacttcattttcttGGTTTTCTCCACACGTCCATGCGCCTTTTGTAGTATATCCAGGACTCCTGTTCTTGTTTTGGAAATTTTCTCAAAGTTCAATGTATCCACACATTGATGAAGAAGGCAACAAGCCTTGCAATCTTTTTCTATTTGTGGCTTCGTCTTTCTCTCGTGCACACCGTCTTTCACAATCTCCAATAACTCTTGATAACCAATGATAGCTTCCTAACCCAATGGTTATAATTTTTCCCATAAAAAACTGGTAGATTGCCTAAAACATTTCCACCCCCATTTGTCATTTCTTACAACACAGATCCTGAATCAACCTTGTTCTGGATACCACTTGTTGGTTTGGAAGAGAGAACATGGAATAAGAAGAGAGAATAGAAGAATATATCGTAGGTGATGAAAAAAATCtcaatgtttatttttatgcttatatACGAAAATAGTTAAATGACTCTTCAACAACAAAACACAACGaaacaaaatgtatatataaaaaaaaatacttgaatTAATACATCAAAAGCAACAttctagaaaaacaaaaaaatagctGAACCAGGCAAAATTGTTTGTGCAAAGTGGTATGTGAAAGACCTACAAGCTGAAAGAGATGCAATAAGACAACTAATACACACACAACAAAGTTTTATAGCAACTGATGCTAATGAATATTAACTGTAATCCTTGAACATCAATAGaactaaataaaatcaatacaTCAACACACATACACTAGATCAAAATATCAGAAACAAGGTAAATTGTCAATACTCAATCTACAATTATGAAACATCAGTTCATCAGCGATTCATTTTCATGATAAGTATTCACAAATCAACAAGATACACAAACGACAACACATTAAAACCTGTCTCTAACTTTGCTTCACTTCAGGCGCAGTGCTTAACTCTTTCATCAAAGAATCAAATTCTGAGAACCCATCAACGAAACCACTGAACTTTGATCTCCATAGACCATCTTgaccttcttcctcttcatgTTCATCTTTCACCCTTACCCCATTTTGCAGACTCAGAAACTCCTCTTCATCTTGAATGATCAAAGCCTCCTTCGGGTCTGAATCCATAGCATCTTCGGTTGGTGCGGTTTTGGACTTGCTTCCACCGCTCCCTTCTTCTGGCTTTCCTGTGAGTCTTTGAACTAACTCTCTGAAATTAGCAGcatcaatttcaattatttcagGAGCAAACACATGAACTATCCTAATCTCTGACTTCAACTTTGATATTGCACGTGAATCTCTGTTAATTCTCAGCTTTGAGGATAGTGAAGAAGTTTCTAGCTTTGTCATCTCTTCTTGGTAACACTGTAGAAAGTTGCAGTGTTTTGGTTGATTCTGAATGTTGAAAGAAGAGTGAATTGAAACTGATGGTTACACaggaaaaaaataatggaaGTATATCCTGCAAGAAAACAAGTTGCAGATTCTCAAAGTTTACTTGAAGCTGTCTTTTGGCAACTGAGATTGGACATAACATCTAACCAAATTTAttgtcaataaaataataaagtaagaAACACATTAATGGGGCCTTCCTCCTCACATATGTAATTTTCTTCTGCATTATTTAATGTTTCTCTGCATTGACATTAATGACAGTTATACCAAACAAATATGAGAGACATGTCCAAAGGCTGTTTGGCCTAGTTACAttcaatttaatcttatttttccACATGTCAAAGCAATCATTACACTAAATCCCATACTTTATCATTTTATCAATTCAGCTTAATTTGCTAATTTATGGCCACAAACCATTGAATAATACTTTACATTGAGAAATGCATCTGCTTCACACATGAAGCCAAAAATCATACACTCTATATCCTTTGTTAAAAACTATGAAACTTACTTCAATCAGCAAATTACTTTCAAAATGACTTTTCCTATATTAGTAATGTTCTAATGACTTTTAGTGTATTAGTCatattttgatatgaaattataaaaagtaattttttatattgtcttatgaaaaagtaatttttttataaaaagtaataaaaattataaaaaccacttcaattaattaatttgttttaaaagttttttttattgttggtGTTTTCAACTTCaagaattaataaaaatgttaagcTTTCTTTTCGAAagctaataaataattttgttttttctgtaGTATattctttcacatttttattattatcactaGATTCccatgtattttattttctgaattagacccacaatttttttcatttgaaaaatatatatttttattctaacaaaaaaatataaaaatgaatatttaaactacaaaaatataaaaaaatagaaaaaaattttaattagaaaaaatttaaaattagaaattcaaaatttcaaaaattttaattgagatttatgaaatttttgaaaaaaaaaactccaacgATTCTACGTTaacttcttttttaaaaaactacagaaaaaaatttaaaaaatatatttacatttaaataattaaatataaaaatactaaatacttaaaaatatttctttatatttacatatctagatagaataaaaataatcaaatttatttcaaatatcttaaatttttatatttttaattttctatttttgtatttcttctaaaataaaatttctatactttttatattttcaaaattttatgaatttcaattaaaaattctatattttgctatattattaaatattttttttttattttttttctaaatatttaataaactttaataatttttctattttaaaatatttataaatttcaattaaaaagttaatattttttatatttttaatttttaatttttatattttttctaaataaaattttttataaaagaagtgTTGTAAAACAGTGTAACGTTCAATgcattaaaatatgtttattgcAAAAGAACGTTGTTGTGCAACGTTCATCCTTTCCAACGTTCAAAATTTTTATGGCTGCAACATTCAATTGTTTTTAAAGCTGcaacattcattttcttttgataCTAGGTACTTTAGATGTTTTATAAATAGAACAACCTTTTTCATTGcaaaacacaccaaaaatcAGTCTTTCTCATTGTccttttcttttagtttcatcctctttttcctcttctaaaattattctagGTTATtcttatactctttttagaagatccttgctagttctaagatcctcagaaattctgagaagttcctgttgtatctgggagacttgtgcaacacaccgcggataagtccttaaggacaatgactctacacgcctcaggaaatactGTTTTGTCAGCtttttacaacaatcttaaggacttatggctgacatCAACAACATGCCTTCGGAGAGCCAAACCTTTGTTCCCGGAACCCAGACGGTCTTTGCAAAATCACTTCCGGACGTGTCTAAAATCGAAGTTTTCTCTGGACAGAACTTCCGACGCTGGCAAGAACGCGTTTCCACCCTTTTAGAAATGTATGGAGTTGCTGCTGCTCTTTCATCTCCGAAGCCCGACTCCACTATTCCTTCAAACTCAAAACTAGTTGAAGAGTGGACTTACGCGAACAAGGTATGCCGACACACTCTGCTTAGTGCActttctaatgatttgttcGATGTGTACTGTTCCTACAAGGAAGCAAAGGACATTTAGGACTCattgattctcaaatacactgCCAAAGATGTCGTCAGACAAAGATTCGTCATAGGGAACTACTACCGTTGGGAAATGATTGAAGACAAGGACATAAAAACCCAAATCAATGAATACCACAAGCTGCTCGAAGACATCAAAGCAGAAAACATTCTACTACCAAATGAATTTGTTTCAGAACTTTTGATCGAGAAATTGTCGTCATCCTGGACAGATTACAAACAACAGTTGAAACACAGGCACAAACAAATGTCTCTACCAGAACTCATTACACACATAATaattgaagataccaacaggAAGGAGTCTGCTACTACAAGGGCCAAAGCTTTATCTGCGAAAGCAAATATGGTAGAAGTAAAACCTACTCCCAAAAGGTACGAATACAAACCtgatcacaaaaagaaaaataattttcttaaatctcgTCCCCATGAATATAAACccacctttaagaagaaaggaaattgcttcgTATGTAGGAAGCCGGGCAATCATGCACCATAGTGCAGACGCAGAGCGAGAAACGACAATCCTCCTAGGGCCAATATAACcgaaggagatgacattattgCTGCGGTCGTTTCTGATGTGAATCTGATGACTAATGTGAGCAAGTGGGTGGTAGACTCTAGTGCTACCAGGCATATCTGTGCAAACAGAAGTGCTTTtacctcttacactagtgtaggggatggagaagaacaCGTCTACCTCAGTGATTCCAGGACCACTTATGTTctgggaaaaggaaaagttcttctcaaactcacatctagaaagactctggccttgagtgatgtgctacatgtgccatcaatcagagttaatttaatctctgtagcactattgggaaatgttggggttaaagtgtcatttgagtaTGACAAGATCAtcatgacaaaaaataatgtgtttgtggggaagggatattgtgatcaaagactcttcattctaaatgtttctgaaaacattaatgaatcaagttcttctgcttatattgttgactcgtatgatatatggcatgctagattaggacatGTGAATTCCTCTTATGTTTTGAAGTTACAACAACTAGGATTGATTAATATGAATGATAAACAGagtagtaaatgtgatatatgtgtagaatctaaattgacaaagaaaacatgtttttctgTAGAACGCTAGAGTGAGCTATTAGGGTTAATTCATACTGATCTAGCTGATATGAAACAAACCatgtctagaggaggtaaaaattattttgtgacgtttatagatgattattctagatgcaccaaagtttacttaatcaaacataaagatgaagcctttgatgtgtttttaacctataaagcagaagtagaaaatcagttgaataagaaaattaagaggatTAGATCAGATCCAGGTGGTGAGTATGTGCTCTTTAATGAC
This genomic window contains:
- the LOC128194833 gene encoding VQ motif-containing protein 25-like, giving the protein MTKLETSSLSSKLRINRDSRAISKLKSEIRIVHVFAPEIIEIDAANFRELVQRLTGKPEEGSGGSKSKTAPTEDAMDSDPKEALIIQDEEEFLSLQNGVRVKDEHEEEEGQDGLWRSKFSGFVDGFSEFDSLMKELSTAPEVKQS